The following are encoded in a window of Clarias gariepinus isolate MV-2021 ecotype Netherlands chromosome 8, CGAR_prim_01v2, whole genome shotgun sequence genomic DNA:
- the cabp2a gene encoding calcium-binding protein 2a produces MVASVFGQNRDLRPEEIEELKEAFKEFDRDKDGFISCKDLGECMRTMGYMPTEMELIELSQQICGGRVDFDDFVQLMGPKMLAETADMIGVKELRDAFREFDSNGDGQISLAELREAMKKLMGQQLNQREIDEILRDVDLNGDGLVDFEEFVRMMSR; encoded by the exons AACAGAGATCTACGGCCAGAAGAAATTGAAG AGCTGAAGGAAGCCTTCAAGGAGTTCGACAGAGATAAGGACGGCTTCATCAGCTGTAAAGATCTGGGCGAGTGCATGAGGACGATGGGATACATGCCTACAGAGATGGAGCTGATTGAGCTTAGTCAGCAGATCT GTGGAGGCCGAGTGGACTTTGATGACTTTGTGCAATTAATGGGGCCTAAAATGTTGGCTGAGACAGCAGACATGATCGGAGTCAAAGAACTAAGAGATGCATTTAGAGAG TTTGACTCTAACGGTGATGGTCAGATTAGTCTGGCGGAATTGAGGGAGGCCATGAAAAAACTGATGGGTCAGCAGTTGAACCAAAGAGAGATCGATGAGATCCTCAGAGACGTGGACCTGAATGGAGATGGCTTAGTCGATTTTGAGG AGTTTGTGCGGATGATGTCTCGCTAA